A stretch of Dermochelys coriacea isolate rDerCor1 chromosome 6, rDerCor1.pri.v4, whole genome shotgun sequence DNA encodes these proteins:
- the LOC119856782 gene encoding nuclear factor 7, ovary-like isoform X1 — MASSAPQLGSLSEEFSCPVCLDWLQDPVTLPCGHVYCQGCIETTWGTLGVPPACPQCREPCPDRRYAPCRLLRQLIDQARGLSPGGAEEGARPGGRCPEHSEPWEVAGGEFAAREPATYENLRFLPIHQATEQHQEELPSAIAHLESSLARLLTLKTEEEERIRNHQATVLSMEDHISTEFRTLRGWLTAREGEWQERLQRAGSAQLRAMQTKLQELAGKCQAAQEMLTKAQAHLPQQNATEFLTDIKSFLDWRGSSLSYRAKQQPATPCGPNTGSLSQTLGQFKGPIQYTAWKDMKSILNIDLPRVTLDPATAHPCLVLSEDRTRVRDGHLRRPLPDTPARFDFCVAVLGAEAFTSGRRYWEVELGEKPAWTLGVVHASISRKGKIHASPSKGFWVIRLRGGTELMAKDTPPMVLHPQALPHRIGVYLDYEGGQISFYDARRMSHLYTFSAQFAESVYPYFCPGLYDSAGNATPLKICPLP, encoded by the exons ATGGCCTCTTCTGCCCCCCAATTGGGGTCTCTCTCCGAGGAATTCTCCTGCCCCGTGTGCCTGGACTGGCTGCAGGATCCCGTCACCCTGCCCTGCGGCCACGTCTACTGCCAGGGCTGCATCGAGACAACGTGGGGCACCCTGGGCGTCCCCCCTGCCTGCCCTCAATGCCGGGAGCCCTGCCCCGACAGGAGATATGCCCCCTGCAGGCTGCTGAGGCAGCTGATCGACCAGGCCAGGGGGCTGAgccctggtggggcagaggagggggcgcgCCCAGGGGGCAGGTGCCCAGAGCACAGCGAACCCTGGGAGGTGGCGGGTGGGGAATTCGCCGCCAGGGAACCAGCCACATACGAAAACCTCCGGTTCCTCCCCATCCACCAGGCCACTGAGCAGCATCAG GAAGAGCTGCCCTCAGCCATTGCCCACCTGGAGTCCAGCCTCGCTCGGCTCCTGACACTGAAGacggaggaggaagagaggattCGGAACCACCAG GCCACGGTGCTCAGCATGGAAGATCACATCTCCACGGAGTTCAGGACGCTGCGGGGCTGGCTGACCGCCCGGGAGGGGGAGTGGCAGGAGAGGCTGCAGCGGGCGGGCAGCGCCCAGCTGCGGGCAATGCAGACGAAGCTGCAGGAGCTGGCGGGGAAATGCCAGGCAGCCCAGGAGATGCTCACCAAGGCCCAGGCCCACCTGCCCCAGCAGAACGCCACGGAGTTCCTGACG GAcataaaatccttcctggacTG GCGCGGTTCTTCCCTCTCATATAGGGCGAAGCAGCAACCGGCTACCCCTTGTGGGCCGAATACGGGGTCCCTATCACAGACTCTGGGGCAATTCAAAGGGCCGATCCAGTATACTGCCTGGAAGGACATgaaatccatcctcaacatag aTCTCCCCCGGGTGACGCTGGATCCCGCCACGGCTCATCCCTGCCTGGTTCTCTCGGAGGATCGCACCCGGGTCCGGGACGGCCACCTCCGCCGGCCTCTCCCCGACACTCCCGCCCGCTTCGATTTCTGCGTGGCTGTCTTGGGCGCGGAGGCGTTCACCTCCGGGAGGCGCTACTGGGAGGTGGAGCTCGGGGAGAAGCCGGCGTGGACGCTGGGCGTGGTCCATGCCTCCATCAGCCGCAAAGGGAAGATCCATGCCTCCCCCAGCAAGGGATTCTGGGTCATTCGGCTCCGGGGCGGGACCGAGCTCATGGCCAAGGACACGCCCCCAATggtgctccacccccaggccctgccccacaggaTTGGGGTGTACCTGGACTACGAAGGGGGCCAGATTTCCTTCTATGATGCCCGGCGCATGTCCCACCTCTATACGTTCAGCGCCCAGTTTGCAGAGAGTGTGTATCCCTATTTCTGCCCCGGGCTCTATGATTCGGCGGGAAACGCTACCCccctgaaaatctgccccttgccctga
- the LOC119856782 gene encoding nuclear factor 7, ovary-like isoform X2, with protein MASSAPQLGSLSEEFSCPVCLDWLQDPVTLPCGHVYCQGCIETTWGTLGVPPACPQCREPCPDRRYAPCRLLRQLIDQARGLSPGGAEEGARPGGRCPEHSEPWEVAGGEFAAREPATYENLRFLPIHQATEQHQEELPSAIAHLESSLARLLTLKTEEEERIRNHQATVLSMEDHISTEFRTLRGWLTAREGEWQERLQRAGSAQLRAMQTKLQELAGKCQAAQEMLTKAQAHLPQQNATEFLTDIKSFLDWAKQQPATPCGPNTGSLSQTLGQFKGPIQYTAWKDMKSILNIDLPRVTLDPATAHPCLVLSEDRTRVRDGHLRRPLPDTPARFDFCVAVLGAEAFTSGRRYWEVELGEKPAWTLGVVHASISRKGKIHASPSKGFWVIRLRGGTELMAKDTPPMVLHPQALPHRIGVYLDYEGGQISFYDARRMSHLYTFSAQFAESVYPYFCPGLYDSAGNATPLKICPLP; from the exons ATGGCCTCTTCTGCCCCCCAATTGGGGTCTCTCTCCGAGGAATTCTCCTGCCCCGTGTGCCTGGACTGGCTGCAGGATCCCGTCACCCTGCCCTGCGGCCACGTCTACTGCCAGGGCTGCATCGAGACAACGTGGGGCACCCTGGGCGTCCCCCCTGCCTGCCCTCAATGCCGGGAGCCCTGCCCCGACAGGAGATATGCCCCCTGCAGGCTGCTGAGGCAGCTGATCGACCAGGCCAGGGGGCTGAgccctggtggggcagaggagggggcgcgCCCAGGGGGCAGGTGCCCAGAGCACAGCGAACCCTGGGAGGTGGCGGGTGGGGAATTCGCCGCCAGGGAACCAGCCACATACGAAAACCTCCGGTTCCTCCCCATCCACCAGGCCACTGAGCAGCATCAG GAAGAGCTGCCCTCAGCCATTGCCCACCTGGAGTCCAGCCTCGCTCGGCTCCTGACACTGAAGacggaggaggaagagaggattCGGAACCACCAG GCCACGGTGCTCAGCATGGAAGATCACATCTCCACGGAGTTCAGGACGCTGCGGGGCTGGCTGACCGCCCGGGAGGGGGAGTGGCAGGAGAGGCTGCAGCGGGCGGGCAGCGCCCAGCTGCGGGCAATGCAGACGAAGCTGCAGGAGCTGGCGGGGAAATGCCAGGCAGCCCAGGAGATGCTCACCAAGGCCCAGGCCCACCTGCCCCAGCAGAACGCCACGGAGTTCCTGACG GAcataaaatccttcctggacTG GGCGAAGCAGCAACCGGCTACCCCTTGTGGGCCGAATACGGGGTCCCTATCACAGACTCTGGGGCAATTCAAAGGGCCGATCCAGTATACTGCCTGGAAGGACATgaaatccatcctcaacatag aTCTCCCCCGGGTGACGCTGGATCCCGCCACGGCTCATCCCTGCCTGGTTCTCTCGGAGGATCGCACCCGGGTCCGGGACGGCCACCTCCGCCGGCCTCTCCCCGACACTCCCGCCCGCTTCGATTTCTGCGTGGCTGTCTTGGGCGCGGAGGCGTTCACCTCCGGGAGGCGCTACTGGGAGGTGGAGCTCGGGGAGAAGCCGGCGTGGACGCTGGGCGTGGTCCATGCCTCCATCAGCCGCAAAGGGAAGATCCATGCCTCCCCCAGCAAGGGATTCTGGGTCATTCGGCTCCGGGGCGGGACCGAGCTCATGGCCAAGGACACGCCCCCAATggtgctccacccccaggccctgccccacaggaTTGGGGTGTACCTGGACTACGAAGGGGGCCAGATTTCCTTCTATGATGCCCGGCGCATGTCCCACCTCTATACGTTCAGCGCCCAGTTTGCAGAGAGTGTGTATCCCTATTTCTGCCCCGGGCTCTATGATTCGGCGGGAAACGCTACCCccctgaaaatctgccccttgccctga